The DNA region TCGCCGCCGTCAGCTGGTCATTGGTGTAGATGGTGAAGGAGCGCGTCGGGCCCATGATGGTGCCCTTGGGATTGTCCACCGTCGTGACCGCGAGCGGCGTGCGCACATCCTCGAGCGACAATCCCTTGGCGACGAGCTTCGCGGGGTCGAGCTGGATGCGGATCGCCGGCTTCTGCTGACCGCCGATCGCGACCTGCGCGACGCCGGAGATCTGGCTGATCTGCTGGGCGAGCTTGGTCTCGACATTGTCGTCGACCTCGGTCAGCGGCAAGGTGTCGGAGGTGGCGCCGAGCAGCAGGATCGGCGAATCGGCCGGGTTCACCTTGCGATAGGTCGGCGGGTTCGGCAGGTTCTTCGGCAGCTGCCCGCCCGCCGCATTGATCGCCGCCTGCACGTCGTTTGCGGCCGCATCGATACTGCGTTCGAGATCGAACTGGATGGTGATCGATGTCGAGCCGAGCGCGCTCGTCGAGGTCATCTGCGAGACGCCGGGGATCTGCGCGAACTGGGTCTCGAGCGGCTGGGCGACAGCGGACGCCATGGTGTCCGGGCTGGCGCCGGGCAAGCTCGCCGAGACCTGGATGGTCGGGAAGTCGACTTGCGGCAGCGGCGCCACGGGCAGCCTCGGATAGGCGACGAGGCCGACGAACAGCACCCCGATCATCAACAACGATGTTGCGATCGGATGCCGGACGAACGGCGCGGAGATGCCGCCGTCTTCCGAGGTGCCTCCTGCCATGTCAGGGCACCTTCACGGGCGCGCTCTGCGCCGTGCTTTGCGCCTCTTGAATCGGCGCACCCGCAACCTGACCGTCCCTCGCCTGAACCAGCGCACCCGCCTGGAGCCGGTATTGCCCTGCGACCACCACCTTGTCGCCGGGCGAAAGGCCATCGAGGACGATCGAGCGATCGGCGCCCTGGTCGCCGACCTTGATGGCGCGCACCGAGACTTTGTTGGCGTCATCGACGACGAAGGCGTAGAGCCCGTTGGGCCCGCGCTCGATGGCATCATTGGGAACGATGACGGCCTGCTTCACCGTGTCGATCAGCAGCCGCGTCCTGACCGAAAGGCCCGGCCACAATACATTGTCCTTGTTCTCGAAGGTCGCCTTCATGCGGATGGTGCCGCTCGCCTGGTCGACTGCGTTGTCGACGAGGGCGAGCCTGCCTTGCGACAGCGTCTTGGTGCCGTCCGAGCTCATCGCCGTGACTGGCACGGCGCCGTCCGCGAGCGCCTTGTTGATATCCGGTACTTGCTCCTCGGGGGCCGTGAACACCACGGAGATCGGCTGCAGCTTGACGATCGACACGATGCCGGTGGTGTCGGAAGCGTGCACGATATTGCCGGGATCGACGAGGCGGAAGCCGGTCTTGCCGGTGAGGGGAGAACGGATGGTGGTGTAGCCGAGCTGCGTCTGGGCGTTGTCGATGACGGCCTGATCGCCCTTGATCTGGGCCGTCAGCTGATCGACCGTCGCTTGTTGCGTATCGAGCTGCTGGCGGGACGCGAAGTCTTGTCGCGCGAGGCTGTTATAGCGCTGCAGATTGAGCTGCGCGTCCTTGAGGGTTGCCTCATCCTGCGCCTTCTTGGCCTGCGCCTGCTCGAGGGCCGCCTGATAGGGGCGCGGATCGATCTGCACCAGCAG from Rhizobiales bacterium GAS188 includes:
- a CDS encoding membrane fusion protein, multidrug efflux system, whose product is MLLTCAACGYVGWRYLANRAADAAVEQQSSTRPAAGPAPIPVTIASVASADFPVYLTGLGTVQPYTTVTVRSRVDGEVLKVGFKQGQMVKEGDLLVQIDPRPYQAALEQAQAKKAQDEATLKDAQLNLQRYNSLARQDFASRQQLDTQQATVDQLTAQIKGDQAVIDNAQTQLGYTTIRSPLTGKTGFRLVDPGNIVHASDTTGIVSIVKLQPISVVFTAPEEQVPDINKALADGAVPVTAMSSDGTKTLSQGRLALVDNAVDQASGTIRMKATFENKDNVLWPGLSVRTRLLIDTVKQAVIVPNDAIERGPNGLYAFVVDDANKVSVRAIKVGDQGADRSIVLDGLSPGDKVVVAGQYRLQAGALVQARDGQVAGAPIQEAQSTAQSAPVKVP